A genomic region of Antennarius striatus isolate MH-2024 chromosome 4, ASM4005453v1, whole genome shotgun sequence contains the following coding sequences:
- the snx1a gene encoding sorting nexin-1a isoform X2 produces the protein MDPLLSPDIQSGQVSTKPPADENDPLIEPLTGQTGSKPVSELVSEPSDDFVDLTNNITDSPEDLTEAKSAVAAEAGDSTEFRVDEPTDEFEDIFGSETEELGGEVVIADVTVEAAADKSEVTSGSTDDSGEEKSGSDAEQEAKETPTATVIDLSADLSAAETKLPPGSEKIFDPLGDLFSDAPPAAGAKKTSTTTVDLSDDEGSDLFTQPLQTKPAKQPQRSLFEEPDEDLFGEPLGAASKKTVGKEQKDKSETTKAARAGSNVGGPLHENKPVEPTDIFTEEAVATAPSTRNTAKPKTNGVLSEEEPDIFAEATVELSLDSPRNERKTDVTAKPSAAPGPSVAPGPSASVSAPVSASAAKSLSKPQSAALEELEEESEEQVDKFDIQVSVKDPEKIGDGMTAYMAYKVTTETSLLMFRNQTFSVKRRFSDFLGLYEKLSEKHAPNGFIVPPPPEKSILGMTKVKVGKEDSSSADFVERRRGALERYLQRVVTHPSLLQDPDVREFLEREDLPRAVSTQALSGAGFLKMITKATDAVSKMTIKMNESDVWFEEKLQEVEAADQHFRKLHALVESLVVHRKELSLHTASFAKSTAMLGSAEDNTALSRALSQLAEVEDKIEQLHQDQAANDTFRFAELIADYIRLLGAVRGSFDHRMKSWQRWQDAQAALQKKREVEAKLLWANKPDKLQLAKEEIVEWEGKVTQYERDFERVSATVRKEVIRFEKEKTKNFKQQIIQYLECLLKSQQQLIKYWEAFLPEAKAIA, from the exons GGCCAAAAGTGCCGTCGCGGCTGAAGCGGGAGACTCAACTGAATTCCGTGTGGATGAGCCAACAGATGAGTTTGAAGACATATTTGGAAGTGAAACCGAAGAACTGGGAGGGGAAGTGGTGATAGCAGATGTTACCGTTGAAGCTGCAGCAGATAAAAGTGAAGTGACCAGTGGTTCTACAGATGATTCTGGCGAAGAGAAATCAGGAAGTGATGCGGAACAGGAAGCAAAAGAAACACCCACTGCTACAGTCATCGATCTCAGTGCTGATTTATCAGCAGCTGAAACAAAACTGCCACCTGGTAGTGAGAAAATCTTTGACCCTTTGGGTGACCTTTTTAGTGACGctccacctgctgctggtgCCAAAAAAACGAGCACGACAACAGTTGACCTGTCTGATGATGAGGGAAGCGACTTGTTCACACAACCGCTGCAGACTAAACCTGCCAAGCAGCCACAAAGGAGCCTCTTCGAGGAGCCTGATGAGGATCTGTTCGGCGAGCCCCTGGGCGCCGCCTCAAAGAAAACCGTCGGCAAGGAGCAGAAGGACAAATCGGAGACTACCAAAGCTGCCAGAGCTGGGAGCAACGTTGGTGGGCCTCTGCACGAGAACAAACCTGTAGAACCGACTGACATCTTCACGGAGGAAGCCGTTGCCACGGCGCCCAGCACCAGGAACACGGCAAAACCCAAGACCAACGGAGTCCTCTCTGAAGAAGAGCCGGATATATTTGCTG AAGCCACAGTGGAGCTTTCTCTGGACAGTCCGAGGAACGAGAGGAAGACCGATGTCACAGCCAAACCGTCGGCAGCACCAGGCCCGTCTGTGGCGCCAGGCCCATCTGCATCTGTGTCTGCACCTGTGTCTGCATCTGCGGCGAAAAGCCTAAGCAAACCTCAGTCTGCAGCTCTGGAGGAG TTGGAAGAAGAGTCAGAAGAGCAGGTGGACAAATTTGACATCCAAGTTTCTGTCAAAGACCCTGAAAAAATAG GAGATGGGATGACCGCCTACATGGCCTACAAAGTGACCACAGAG ACCTCACTGCTCATGTTCCGCAACCAGACCTTCTCAGTGAAGCGACGCTTCAGCGACTTCCTTGGTCTCTATGAGAAGCTGTCGGAAAAACACGCTCCCAACGGCTTCATTGTGCCCCCACCGCCGGAGAAGAGCATCCTGG GAATGACGAAGGTGAAGGTGGGAAAGGAAGACTCCTCGTCTGCAGACTTTGTGGAGAGAAGAAGAGGCGCTTTAGAGAG GTATCTGCAGAGGGTCGTCACTCACCCGTCGCTCCTCCAAGATCCTGATGTCAGAGAGTTCCTGGAGAGAGAAGAT TTGCCCAGAGCGGTGAGCACCCAGGCTCTGAGCGGCGCCGGCTTCCTGAAAATGATCACCAAGGCGACGGACGCCGTCAGTAAAATGACCATCAAGATGAACGAATCAGATGTG tgGTTTGAAGAGAAGCTGCAGGAGGTGGAGGCTGCAGACCAACATTTCAGGAAGCTGCACGCGCTGGTGGAGTCTCTGGTCGTCCACAGGAAAG AGCTGTCGCTACACACAGCCAGCTTCGCCAAAAGCACTGCCATGCTGGGCAGCGCCGAGGACAACACCGCCCTGTCCCGAGCTCTATCTCAGCTGGCGGAGGTGGAGGACAAGATAGAGCAGCTGCACCAGGACCAGGCCGCAAACGACACCTTCCGCTTCGCTGAACTCATCGCGGATTACATCCGGCTGCTGGGAGCCGTGAGG GGGTCGTTTGACCACCGGATGAAGTCGTGGCAGCGTTGGCAGGACGCTCAGGCGGCGCTGCAGAAGAAGAGGGAGGTGGAGGCCAAGCTGCTGTGGGCCAACAAGCCGGACAAGCTGCAGCTGGCCAAAGAGGAGATTGTTGAG TGGGAGGGGAAGGTGACGCAGTACGAGAGGGACTTCGAGCGAGTTTCTGCGACCGTGCGCAAGGAGGTCATCCGCTTTGAG AAAGAGAAGACCAAGAACTTCAAACAGCAGATCATTCAGTACCTGGAGTGTCTGCTGAAGTCTCAACAACAG ctgaTCAAATACTGGGAGGCGTTCCTACCAGAAGCGAAAGCCATCGCCTAA
- the ireb2 gene encoding iron-responsive element-binding protein 2: MALAFPVKDHPYRHLFDTLQDGRIHFFNPQKLNDPRYDKLPVSIRVLLEAAIRNCDGFYTKEEDVQNLLDWEQQQNKTEVPFSPARVLLQDFTGIPAMVDLAAMRDAVAKHGTDPGLVNPKCPTDLIVDHSFQIDFSKCAIQNTPNPGGGAGSHQSQGPSRSTSSRPLSRGGSQCGGQRGSCSKAACGDLPASPGRLPASVQQIENTPLLCPFHFQPVSETETALKNQEMELIRNKERLQFFKWCSKAFKNVNVVPPDVGTVHQVNLEYLSRVIQVSDGLVYPDSVVGTDSHTTMINGLGILGWGLGGIESEAVMLGQPVSLTLPPVVGCKLVGSINPLTTSIDIVLGITKHLRQAGIAGKFVEFFGPGVSQLSAPDRTTIANMCPEYNATVSFFPIDQVTLKHFRKTNFTQDKLELLESYMKAVKLFRSYEDPSEDPQFSEVIEINLSSMVPCVSGPKRPQDRVAVNRMKEDFQNCLDEKVGFKGFHISKEKQKIQIPFLHCGQEYHLVHGSVVIAAIISCTNNCNPSVMLAAGLLAKKAVEAGLVVKPYIQTSLAPGSGMVTHYLSTSGVLPYLSQLGFEVIGYGCATCVGNMAPLPEAVVEAIKQGNLVACGVLSGNRHFEGRLCDCVRANYLASPPLVVAYALAGTVAIDFEKEPLGVTPGGKEVYLCDIWPSREEVQQTEEDAVISSIFRDVKGRMGKGNTFWNNLDSADSAVFPWDHKSTYIRPPSFFSKLSKDVPPPQSIENAHVLLFLGDNVTTDHISPAGSIARVSAAAKYLLSKRLTPREFNSYGSRRGNDAVMTRGTFASTKLQNRFIGKPGPKTLHIPSGQTLDVFEAAERYQREGIPLIILAGKDYGSGNSRDWVAKGPYLLGVRAVIAESFEKLHKNQLVGMGIMPLQFLPEQNADSLELTGKERFTITLPDSLSPRQQLTIKTSHGKSFLVTALFDTERDVLLFQHGGHLRYVARTFL; encoded by the exons ATGGCGCTGGCCTTCCCAGTCAAAG ATCACCCCTACCGACACCTATTCGACACCCTGCAAGATGGTAGGATCCACTTCTTCAACCCACAGAAATTAAATGATCCAAGATATG ACAAGCTGCCTGTGTCCATCCGTGTCTTACTGGAAGCGGCGATTCGGAACTGCGATGGCTTTTACACAAAAGAGGAGGATGTCCAGAACCTCCTGGActgggagcagcagcagaataaAACCGAGGTTCCGTTCTCTCCAGCAAGAGTCCTTCTCCAGGACTTCAC TGGTATTCCCGCTATGGTGGACCTGGCAGCCATGAGGGACGCTGTGGCCAAACATGGCACCGACCCTGGCCTGGTCAACCCCAAATGCCCCACAGACCTCATCGTAGATCACTCGTTTCAGATTGATTTCAGTAAATG TGCCATACAGAATACCCCAAACCCAGGCGGAGGGGCGGGCTCACATCAGAGCCAAGGTCCTTCCCGCTCCACGTCCTCCAGGCCTCTGTCCAGAGGAGGGTCCCAGTGTGGGGGCCAGCGGGGCTCCTGCAGTAAAGCCGCCTGCGGTGACCTTCCAGCCTCGCCGGGTCGACTTCCGGCGTCCGTCCAGCAGATAGAGAACACGCCTCTCCTCTGCCCTTTCCACTTCCAGCCTGTGTCCGA aacTGAAACTGCCCTGAAGAATCAGGAAATGGAGCTGATCAGGAACAAAGAGAGGCTTCAGTTTTTTAAG TGGTGTTCGAAAGcgtttaaaaatgtgaatgtggTTCCTCCGGACGTTGGTACGGTCCACCAGGTGAATCTGGAATACCTGTCCCGAGTGATCCAGGTCAGCGACGGCCTCGTCTATCCCGACAGCGTGGTGGGAACCGATTCACACACCACCATGATCAACGGCCTGGGCATCCTGGGCTGGG GTCTTGGCGGGATTGAGTCAGAAGCCGTGATGCTGGGCCAGCCGGTGTCTCTGACGCTTCCTCCAGTGGTGGGATGTAAGTTGGTGGGCTCCATCAACCCCCTGACCACATCCATAGACATCGTACTCGGCATCACAAAG CACTTGAGGCAAGCAGGGATCGCTGGGAAGTTTGTGGAGTTCTTTGGACCTGGCGTGTCCCAGCTGTCGGCACCTGACCGAACCACCATCGCCAACATGTGCCCAGAGTACAACGCCACTGTCAGCTTCTTCCCCATCGACCAAGTCACACTTAAGCACTTTAGAAAGACAA ATTTTACCCAGGACAAACTTGAATTGTTGGAGTCTTACATGAAGGCTGTAAAACTTTTCCGTAGCTACGAGGATCCTTCAGAGGACCCACAGTTTTCTGAG GTGATTGAGATCAACCTGAGCTCCATGGTTCCCTGTGTGAGCGGCCCCAAAAGGCCCCAGGACAGAGTAGCGGTCAACAGAATGAAAGAAGACTTCCAGAATTGTCTTGATGAAAAG GTCGGCTTCAAGGGCTTCCACATCTCCAAGGAGAAGCAGAAGATCCAGATTCCTTTCCTACACTGTGGCCAGGAATATCATCTGGTCCACGGCTCGGTGGTCATCGCCGCCATCATCAGCTGCACCAACAACTGCAACCCGTCGGTCATGCTGGCTGCAG GTCTCCTGGCTAAGAAAGCTGTGGAGGCTGGTCTTGTGGTCAAGCCTTACATTCAGACCAGCCTGGCTCCTGGGAGTGGGATGGTCACTCACTACCTCAGTACCAGCGGAGTCCTGCCTTACTTAAGCCAGCTGGG GTTCGAGGTGATTGGTTACGGTTGCGCTACCTGTGTCGGGAACATGGCTCCGTTACCCGAAGCCGTCGTGGAAGCAATCAAACAG GGGAACCTGGTTGCTTGTGGTGTTTTATCCGGAAACAGGCACTTTGAAGGCCgcctgtgtgactgtgtgcgtgCCAACTACCTGGCCTCCCCCCCGCTGGTGGTGGCGTACGCTCTCGCAGGCACTGTGGCAATCGACTTTGAGAAAGAGCCTCTGG GTGTGACTCCAGGGGGGAAGGAGGTGTACCTCTGTGACATCTGGCCTTCCAGGGAGGAGGTCCAGCAGACAGAGGAGGACGCAGTCATCTCCTCCATTTTCAGGGACGTCAAGGGAAGGATGGGG AAAGGGAACACATTCTGGAACAACTTAGACTCTGCTGATTCTGCGGTTTTCCCGTGGGATCACAAGTCTACATACATCCGCCCGCCGTCCTTCTTCAGCAAGCTG AGCAAAGACGTTCCGCCTCCCCAGTCTATAGAAAACGCTCACGTCTTACTCTTCCTGGGTGACAACGTGACCACAGACCACATCTCTCCAGCCGGCAGCATCGCCCGGGTCAGCGCTGCTGCCAAGTACCTGCTGAGCAAACG CCTGACGCCGCGGGAGTTTAACTCGTACGGCTCTCGCAGAGGGAACGACGCGGTGATGACCAGAGGCACGTTCGCCAGCACCAAGCTCCAAAATCGATTCATCGGCAAACCCGGTCCCAAGACTTTACACATTCCCTCTGGCCAGACG CTGGACGTGTTCGAGGCGGCTGAACGCTACCAGAGGGAAGGAATACCGCTCATCATTCTGGCAGGGAAGGACTACGGATCTGGAAACTCCAGGGATTGGGTTGCCAAAGGACCATACTTGCTG GGGGTACGAGCGGTCATCGCTGAGAGCTTTGAGAAGCTGCACAAGAACCAGCTGGTGGGGATGGGCATCATGCCACTCCAGTTCCTGCCTGAGCAGAACGCAGACTCCCTGGAGCTCACGGGGAAGGAGAGGTTCACCATCACCCTCCCCGACAGCCTGAGTCCCCGGCAGCAGCTCACTATTAAG aCGAGCCACGGAAAGTCCTTCCTGGTCACCGCACTGTTCGACACAGAGAGGGATGTCCTCCTCTTCCAACACGGAGGCCACCTGAGATACGTTGCTCGGACTTTCCTCTGA